One genomic window of Mesoplodon densirostris isolate mMesDen1 chromosome 14, mMesDen1 primary haplotype, whole genome shotgun sequence includes the following:
- the CIAO1 gene encoding probable cytosolic iron-sulfur protein assembly protein CIAO1: MKDSLVLLGRILAHPDSRCWFLAWNPAGTLLASCGGDRSVRIWGREGDSWICKSVLCEGHQRTVRKVAWSPCGNYLASASFDATTCIWKKNDDDFECVTTLEGHENEVKSVAWAPSGNLLATCSRDKSVWVWEVDEEDEYECVSVLNSHTQDVKHVVWHPSQELLASASYDDTVKLYREEEDDWVCCATLEGHESTVWSLAFDPSGQRLASCSDDRTVRIWHQYLPGNEQGVACSGSDPSWKCICTLSGFHSRTIYDVAWCQLTGALATACGDDAIRVFEEDPGSDLQQPTFSVTAHVPQAHSQDVNCVAWNPKERGLLASCSDDGELAFWKYQPSEGL; this comes from the exons GGGGCGACCGGAGTGTCCGCATCTGGGGCAGGGAGG GTGACAGCTGGATCTGCAAATCTGTCCTTTGTGAAGGCCACCAGCGCACCGTGCGGAAGGTGGCCTGGTCTCCCTGTGGGAATTACCTGGCCTCCGCCAGCTTTGACGCTACCACTTGCATTTGGAAGAAGAACGATGATGACTTTGAG TGTGTAACCACTCTGGAGGGCCACGAAAATGAGGTCAAGTCAGTAGCCTGGGCCCCATCTGGCAACCTCCTTGCCACCTGCAGCCGAGATAAGAGTGTGTGGGTCTGGGAAG TTGATGAAGAAGACGAGTATGAATGTGTCAGTGTCCTCAACTCTCACACACAGGACGTCAAGCATGTGGTTTGGCACCCGAGCCAGGAG CTGTTAGCCTCTGCCAGCTATGATGACACAGTGAAGCTCTACCGGGAGGAAGAGGATGACTGGGTATGCTGTGCCACCCTCGAAGGCCACGAATCCACCGTGTGGAGCTTGGCCTTTGACCCCAGTGGCCAGCGCCTGGCCTCTTGCAGTGATGACCGTACCGTGCGCATCTGGCACCAGTATCTACCAGGCAATGAGCAAG GGGTGGCGTGCAGCGGCTCTGACCCGAGCTGGAAATGTATCTGCACCTTGTCAGGCTTCCACTCCAGGACCATTTACGATGTCGCTTG GTGTCAGCTGACAGGGGCCCTGGCTACCGCCTGTGGGGATGATGCCATCCGAGTGTTCGAGGAGGATCCCGGCTCAGATCTGCAGCAGCCCACCTTCTCTGTGACGGCGCACGTGCCTCAGGCCCATTCCCAGGATGTCAACTGTGTGGCCTGGAATCCCAAGGAGCGGGGGCTCCTGGCCTCCTGCAGTGATGATGGAGAGTTGGCCTTCTGGAAATATCAGCCGTCTGAAGGCCTCTGA